A segment of the Mercurialis annua linkage group LG4, ddMerAnnu1.2, whole genome shotgun sequence genome:
ATTAATTTGAAACACATTCATAGTTCATACTGTTGACGGGTATTTTCTAGAGCTGACTAATGTACAAAAGTTGCTCAATTCATACTACTACCAGCATACTATGTTGCACGAAAGCAACACTGAAATgagaaatattaaaatagaaaaagacgaaatgatattttttataataataagtCATAAATAAAAGTTTTGGAGTTTAGAAAGTATTTCTGAAAATAGAAATGAAACGCTGAAAACATAGAACTCAACAAGTTTCAGTGCAACATAGCCTGCAGAATAGTTAAATGATACTGCTGAatcattattttgatttaaacttCTTTGCCAATTACTTGATCAATAATTGTATGCATGTTAGGTTTCAAAGATTATATGCATGTTAAGTTCAAAAGTAAGCATGAAATAATCACATTTGCTGTATGGATGGTTGCTCCGGTAGTCATGCTGATCTTTTGATCAGGAACCAGTTCAAAGTTCAAATTCTGCAGAAAGATTGCGAGGGCTACAATAGCTTCAAGTAAAGCAAATTGGTCACCAACGCATTTACGCGGCCCTCCACTAAAAGGAATAAACCtgtattataaaatttagagTTCACTGATGCCGAACAAGGTTAAGCTAAAGCAAAAACATATTCAAAATTAAGCCTCAAGCTCAAAAGAGAACATATTTCTAGATAGAGATAGAGATAGAGATAGAGAGGGAGACAGGGGAAAGGATGGAAGGAACTAAGAAGAAACAAACACCTGAAATCTGTATTTGTTTCATTAGGCACTGGACCTTCCAAGTCAAATCTTTCTGGCACAAACTCTTCTGCTCTCTCCCACACCTTGTAAAATCATAGCATAAGAAAGACAATTCAGGCATGCAGCTATATCCTTGGTATCATGAGAATGGAGGAAAATAAATAGTTGCTCAACCATCTTAGATTTGGTATCTGGCCACCGGAAATTTTCATATAACGTTAGCTTTAactaaaagacaaaaaaattgaCAAGAAGTTTAAAGTTTCAGTCGCCCTTCCGTTCAACTATGTTGAAAACCAAAACATAACATGTATCACATTTCAATTCTTAAGTTGCGCATCAGAATTTTAATATCTCACATTCAACAGTATTTTTAATGGCCACTGGGAAAGTGACTCCAATATTAAAGCTGGCCAGGCCTTGTAGTAGAGGAAACAGGATGGAGCAGCTGTCAATtctaaaacagttcaaaaaatTTAGACCGGAGCCTGTTATTTGCTCCCTGCAAGTCTGGAAGCACTTAACAGCTTTCAACTCAATGTTCAATGAAAAAAGCATTTTGATTATTCATTTCAAGAACAGTTGTAGTTTAAATAACCCTGTTCCCAAGTCTACAAGAAAGATCAACCTCCATGTATATAATTTATCCATACTAATCATACAATTCACATCACATATAGGAGCTTATAAGTGCATAGCGCAAAGTGATACCTTTGAAGAACGATGGATATTGTACACTGAGATCATTATGTCTTGGCCAGCATTAACCTTGTAATTTCCTGGAAGTACATCAGCAACTTGAGCTCTTCTTAGTAACACCTACAGGaatttcgaaaccaatccatcaCTAACCCCACAAATTATTTTCCCTCACTTTTACTTGTAAAATCAGTAAAATTCATCTAAAAAGGGGAGAAATGTAGCAACCTACAGGAGGGTGTGGATAGAGACGTAGCGACTCATTTATGCAGCGCATAAGATACTTTAAATTCTTTATATCTTCATAGGATGGATGCCTTCCTTGTAGTACTTGGTCAACTTCTTCTTGCGCCTTCAATAATGATGAAGGATCCTAAAACATAACTTAAGTAGATAAAGGAATGACCCTCAAGTCAAAACTGAAGTTTAACAGTTTGACAAAGACACGATGAAGGTTTGCAAATCTTGCTAACAAAAGatggaaaaaagaaagaagtaTTGGCAGTAATCTAAGACGCAAGACCAAAATTAGCCAACGAATCCACGCAAAAGGTAGAATCTAATATATCTAACATTCACacagttaaaataaattttacattcttTAACCTTCATTTCAGGTTTATTGACAGTTCTAGATAGAGTGTATCGGAGATATAcacagataaataaaataattttaataggaGAAAATATAACAGTAAAAAACAGGATATGTACAATAATGGTTTCAAGTTATACATATGCTATTAATGAttcaaattctaattttagTGTCAACAGATAGGCCACTAATAAGTATCCTTTTGAGCATTAACCAACAACTTCTACTGTACCAATGTGAATAGATAGATACCTTACTTAGAAGATACAATGTCCAAGTCAACACTGAACCAGTTGTCTCATGGCCAGCAACTAACATTGATAACAGGTCATCCCGTAATTGTACGCTGGAAACCTAGTACATGTACATGGACACCATATAAGAACGGATATGGTAAttgaaaaatacataaaaatctAATATTAGAGAGTTGTATTCTTGTTATCTGAAGAAGTAACTACAAATGTctaaattcaaattttgaaaacaGACATCATTTCCATCAAAACTAAAGCAGCAATTTTTGCCTTAACATTGAACCTATGTTGCACGGGAACCTGTCGAGTCCTAAGTTTagcatttaaattttgtttccgAAAACGTTTTTGAAACTCTGAAATGTTAATACTTATAacctattcttataaaaaatgtCGATTcagtatttttttctttcagcgTTTTCGATTCCATGCAGCATAGCATTGAACTTTAACACAAGATATCACAGTTTATGGAAGATGCAGACCTCTTCCCTGCTGGCAAGCAAGAAGCGAAGGATGCTTGGATCGGAGTCATTTACATATTCCTCATCATCGATTCTTTCACCTTCAGCCTCCACAATTTCTTTGCATTTCGCAATAAGTTCTTCAACAGTTTGCCTGATTACTGTAACTGCATTTTCAGCTTTAATTTGTCTAGGAATTATCTTACACAAAGCTTTAACCTGCAGGAAGAACAGCAGAAATGACCAAGCTCAATCACTATAACAAAGACTTAAAATAGAAGCATACAAgagcaaaaaaataaacatgCCTTCCAGTATGGCAAAAGATCAGTCGAACGAGCCTCTGCTTCTTTTAATGAAGTGTAAACAGCATCAATGACTGGGCTGTCGGTGGTGAGTGCATCAAAATTGTAGTTGAATACTGAGAGACCAATTACATCAAGAGTTAACTGAGAGAACTTTGCTTCCATATTTACAGCAGTGCCATTTATTACATCAGGTTGTAGCTTATCCACTAATCTCTGAGCACACTTGCAAAATACTCTTTCAACCATAACTGACAGATATTTCTTGTGCAGAGATGGAACAACAGCCCTGCGCCTTGCCTATCACAAAACAGAATTTCACTCTCAATAAACAGGCAGCAGAAACCTATCTAGTCCATTATCAGTATCAAATATGAATATCGGTAAATCAAAACTACTTGTGAACTGCAGGAACTCGACTCACATGAGAATGCAACCAAGTGTTTATCAAGCTTCAGCTCAAGTGTCGTATTGAGCTGATTTTGAGTACCATAATGCTTAATAAATCTATCTAGTCCATTATCGGTATCAAATATGAATATTGGTAAATCAAAACTACTTGTGAACTGCAGGAACTCGACTCACATGAGAATCCAACCAAGTGTTTATCAAGCTTCAGCTCAAGTGTTGTATTGAGCTGTTACTCAAAGTTATTCTAGTTTTACTTCGAGGTTGATAAATCTACATCTTCTTATttcaacaaatattaaaaatcgaCTAAAGTCAAGCAGAGTTCCAGTATCTCTAACATTCAATGGAATCTGAATTTGAATTCAAAAACACAAAAAGTCAAGTCAAATGTTGAGCCTCGAGTTTTGGCTTAACGCATATCCAGATCTCTGCACTATCACACTTATAACGATCGAATCCCTATACCAAAAAAATGTTCGCATTGGATCCCTACACTATCAATTTCGTCCAAATTAAGTCATTCCGTCCATTTCCATCCATGCAAACACATTGAGTTCATCTCTAATGGAAATGGATGGAAGTACGCAATGTGTTTGCAATTGATAGTGTAGGAACTCAACGTGAACGTTTTTTAATACAGGACTCAATCGTTAAAATTGTGATAGTTCAAGGACCCAGATATGCCTTATGCCTTGAGTTTTCAGTCTAGAGATATTGAATATACTTGGCCCGACTACGCCCCTAATTTCAAGTAATCTCAACCAAAAGAACTGaactttaaactaattaaattaaagaacCCAACTTTCagggaaaataaataaattaaaagcaaaaatcaaacataaaagtATGCTAAGTGTTGTTACCGTCCAAAGAGAACCTTCAGCAATAGCAAAACCAGAGCCAAACAAGAACTCAGAAACCTCAGCAACAAGACCCTTAGCATACTTCCCCTCACCATAATTTCTCAACACATGTTTAGCAATAACAGGGTCACTAACAACAACAAAATTCCTAGGCCCAGCAGCAAGTCTATAAATAGGGCCATACTCATTCATCCATTTAAACAAAGGAAGAAACAATGCACCACCCAAAAGATCAGACACGTCCTCAAGCTTAGCACTCGCTATAGGAATCCCCGAGTCATCGTTTTTCTGATTCAATGTGAGGGTTTTCGTGAGTGAAGTTAGCCAATCTGGGCTGACCCATGAGCTGGGTTTTTGGTCATTTGAATTGGGGTTCGGTGGTTTGGTGTTTAGTGATGATTTGATTGCGATTGAGTGAGGCTTTGTAGTGAGAATTGGTGATGTTGTGGGTTTTATGAGTGGGATTGAGAGTTGAGAAAATGATGAGAGGGAATTGGATAGTGGCATTGTGATTTTTGAGGAGGAATTTGATGAAATTGCGAGTTTTTTTGGGTTGATTTGATTAGGGGTTCAATTTTTCAAGCCATAGCTTGAAGCTTAGTAACTATGGTGATAGTGTTTATATGTGGGGTGGAGAAGGCGGGTGATCTTGAATGTTAGTTGGATAAAACGCACCGTTGGTGGAGGAGGAAATAATTAATCTAGCCCTTGAACTTGCGTcttgaaataaataattttattttatctttttttagtCAATTGAATTCCGAAACCTGTGTGATCAAATAAGTTACCTTtaattattttgtcaattagattCAAAAACTTGTGTTCctaattaaataagttaaattttaattttttagtcaattaaatcTCGTAACTTGTGTTTGGATCAAATAtgtcattttaactttttagctcATTAGATCCAAAACTTTGTGTGTCAGAGTCAAACAattcttaatttataataacttAAACGTGAGACTTATTTGATTTCTagacacaaattttaaaatttaattgattaaaaataattaaaaaagactTATTTAATTCTCATATACAAATTTTAAGATTCAGTTGagtagaaaaattaaaagtgatatATTTGATTTccagatataaatttaaatggCGGATTGACCTTTTCTTGTCTTTGAGGTAGTATCGTCAAGTTGTCCCAAAAGTTAAGTCGCCTAGATCAAATGGATAGATTTTTGCTGAAGTTTTGAGGCTAATAATTATTCATTGTCCCTGACTTTAGGGctccttataattttttttagatgtttaaaaacgactaAGAAACTCCTTGACCTTTGCGGCGGCGTTTAAGAAAACCTTAAGCCTCAAATATGATTGAAATAACTCCAAcgttatcttttttttatcatcaatcAGTCTAAAAAAAACGGCAGCGCCACGTTAGACTAACACCTCATCGAAATACCCTGAAAgttaaaacacccaaaataaccccataactattaaaatttaaaatttaaaaataaaaaaattaatctatccCAACCCAATCAAAAGCAAACCACCCGGTCAAACCCTCCACCACCAACCACAAATTCCGCTGGGTCGTCTTCTCACCCGAGAAGACAACTAGCTTGTCTTCTCAAACGAACTAAAAAGACCAACTGGTCTTCTTCTCAGATGAGAAAACGACTCGGCGGGCGGCGGTGTGTGGTCGGTGGTGGATGAGTTGACCGggtggtttggttttgattggattggcttttttttaattaaattttaatagttttagggtattttaggtattttaactttttagcgtattttgatgacgtggcaccattatttttttttaagaatgacagtttatcaaaaagaCGACTCTATGGATATTTTAGTCATATTTGAGACTTAAGGGGTTTTTTGACCGCCGCCGAAAAGATTAGAGAGtttttttaatcgtttttaaacattagaaGGTTCTTGAGTACCGCAATAAATATCAGaggttttttttatcatttttaaacattagggaATTTTTTGTAAGTGAGTCCTAAAATCAGAGTCCATGAGTGAATAAGCCGAAGTTTTGACTTCAAGTCTCAAGGCCAAGCTAATATCTAATACTAACATCTAACTTATGACGTGGCCAAGTTATAAGGCCAATGACAAAGAGACAATTGTTTTGGTCCATGAGTGTATTATTGTACATATTTTcctcttatatatatatgaaaaattaagattttttttgattatattatatatttaaaataaaaataaaaagtttaaaaggaGACAAATAAAATGAGATGGGGGTAGGAATATTTTAATGATGTatttaattgtataaaaatattcaacacAATTTATTCATAATAAACACTCGATGTACCAacgagctgtagctcaaatggtataagcgctgagcagcaaactgctaggtcgtgggttcaattcctctcataagcgctccccctcccccaattatcaaaaaaaaaaaataaacactcGATGTGTTTAGTTTACttaacataatattttatactttacATTTTACATTATGCAAGTCAATGGATTTTTTTAGATTAAACAAATCTTCTGTTTGATGTCAAAACACAACTTTTTAATTtcctttaaataattttttttgaaagattaaATATGAATTCAAAGAAAAAGTAGGAAATTATATTTGAACGTGGCGATTTGTTTGATGTCCAATTTAGAAACATGGTTGCATATTTCGCTGCCGGAAACTTGGAGatagtcaacaaaaatataaCGTACGCGAGGTTAGTCTAGACTCTCTATATGCATTACTGAAgtttctattttaaatattaggaaggaaaaattatttcatatcaatgtaattactaattattaacaactataatattttttttaaaaaactgttaACAACTAACGTAATTAAATTCTATCTACTAACAAAAAAGCAAAACATAATAGCTGGCGGTGTGGTATTGGTCGGGTCGGGTCAAATAAAATATCGTCAGAGGTTAATCTACAATATTTTTATGaagtaaattataaatttacaaataatatattttattacaattttataaaaatagataaaatatttattttaaaatgaataaagtaaaaaattaataaatatcatcGAATTCATATTaatgatattatttaaaaaattaaattaataaaacaaataattattcATAGTATATTCTTATGTAAGTCCGTCTATAACCACATTCAATAAGCACAAAAACACAgtataaaataattgtaaacAATATTTCTTTATCATTTTTGTTATTCTTAAATGTATACTATTTTTTGAAGCTGTATGGCACatctaataatttataataaatacgCGATCATCGGTGGGACAAGATTATATAAAGTAAATTTAGCTTAGTTTGACAAATGAACCATAACTCTTTAAAATAAGATCAATATTACATCTAATCTATGTGTTTTGAGGACACATAAAAAGCATCTATATAAAGATTAAACACAAACATATTTGACttgacataaaatattaaatataaatatgttgaaattaatataaatattaacaaaaatatttttacaatgcaatttgacttttttgaacaattataaactaaattgttaaaataaattaaatttaacatatATGAGTTTCCACCGGTTTAAGAACCAAAAATTATACTTCCGACCTTGTAGGTACGTATTACCTATatataattacattttaataCTAAAAAGGATAGAAatggaatgaaaaaaaaaactaaatgctTCTCATTTATATTTGCTCTATGAAATAATATATGTCGAGATGTATTATTAAAACACACTCTCCATatctacaaaattaattttaaaaataaaataaaataaaatacactgTCGACAATTTAAGATTGCTACATGATTGATGTTACAATTACATACATCATGGATTGGAATTTCTTGAAACTATTTTTCTTGACTCCAAAAATTCCTTATTTTTGGGTTCTCGAGATGATATATAGTCAAGAAAATTTGCAAAATTAGTTTCTTGGTAGCACTCTGGATTGGCTTCATCAATGAGTTTTGGCCAAGGCTTTACCATACGCATCAATGGAAAAGTATGCAAAGATGCCACCGAAGTCCGAGACATTGCTGAGTTTACTTTAACTCTATGCAGCACACTTTTGTACTTCCCATTGCTAAATATCTAGACCACAAAAAAAAGGGATTTTATCagatatttacaaattttaattggATATTTAGAATTTAGAACTAATTGacatttaaaatcaaccaaAAGTGTTGTTTGATATACTGTTTAAAAGtcgaaatattaattaaaagaaataaaaattcgGACAAATAATTTGAATGAACTGACCTCAAGATGATCACCAACATTGATAACAAAAGCATTAGGGATGGGATCAACAGTGACCCATTTACCCTCATAACAAATCTGCAGACCTTCAACTTCATCTTGGAGAAGAAGAGTCAGGGCGCCATAATCAGAATGAGGTGGCATTCCCAATGTAAGTTCAGGCTGAGGGCATTTTGGGTAGTGATTTAATACCATTAATTGACTACCCTTTTCAAAATCCTTCATAATTATTTCATCTTCTTCACATTTCTTGCTTCCCAAGCTTTCCAAAATAGCTTCCATTACCATTAGAAATAAGTGTTTGGATTCTTTTGCGTAGGTAGCCGCCACATCCCTGCTCCCaccataaaatattaattactatgTGATATACTTATTAGTTAGTACATGTTAATTATTATAACCTAAgctctttaaattaattattagaagttaaaatattacTTTCTTAGCACGCAAGCAACTccaatttataatttggaaATACTAATGTCAACCTAGATGTGTGCTAACCCCGATGGCAAGTGCTGTTTACATGTCAAGTGTGATGTATgcaattaaagtaaaattttgCATCATCAATCACATATTTATcagattaatatttttttaattatgaaaattaatatagaTTTCTAGTTTGAGCATCTAAATtttcatatttgtttatttattttgataaaagtttaattaatatgaaaaaatgAACTACTTTCTTCTGTACAACTCATAGCCAACTGAGCTTcctattaaaaaaagtaaaatttcacGTTGGAAAGATGTAAATAATgatgttttattaattaatgtatAACTAGAGCAGCCTAATAAGCCTccgataaaaagaaaaagtatttAATGCCTGAAAGATGTACATAaagatatttatttattgtataaCAAGCTTCCGACTATAGAAAAGTAAAATTATGCGCCAGAAATAGAGGCGGAACTACCTTTAGGTTAGGGTAGACTCTAACCATGGCAGAaccgattttttttaaaaaattagaggtGAATGTTTTAAAAAAGGGATAAGTTTATAGTGAATTCAGGATTAGATGAAGATTACTGTCTGAAAATCAcatgtaaattaaaaattaagcccggattgaagaaaaaaaaccgTGTTCCGCCACTAGTcgaaaataataaaagtaacTGATATAACTCTTACCTGAAGTCCGGGGGAGAAGAAGGCCAATGAGGAAGAACATCTGGCAAGGGATTGCACATTAATTTCAGGAAATCTCTCCAACAAAACACATTATCTTTGATTTGGTTAAAGCTTGTTCCATATCTAACTAAAGCTTTCATGTCCGATGACATATAATTCGATCTTTCTTCGTAAGGAAGCTCGAAAAATCTCTTAGACAAATCCACCATTCCGCTAATCACATCATCAGGAATTCCATGATTTACCAACTGCATGCATACATCAAACACCAATTCAATTCTCATTACGAATTCCATGATTTTACCAATTTTACGAAAAATTTCTAAATCCGTCACTGAATGTACCTGAAAAAACCCATATTGCTCGCAAGCATCAGCAAGGGATTTAAGGACTTGAGACCTATTTTCCCCTTGCAACTCAGCAAAATCAATGATAGGTAGCTTAAGATTTTCGTTGGGTTGATCAATAGATTCAGCAGCTTGTGTAGTAGTAATTGGTCGGTCCTGGATGGGCAATATGTACTTGTTAGGCACTTTAGTAATGCCCTTTTCACATAGTCTCTTCACTCCCTTTTGGTATTGAATATCTAGGGCAACATCATCATCAATTGCCCCCGTCATTGCAATTGTAGGACTCATGGTCAATTGTACCTGCAATGCATATGCCAAAAAGATCCATTAGGGTATGTAAATAATTTGCAAAATCCATGCTAATGTGAGGTCCTACAATTGTATATATTTACCTTAATTTTAAAGAATACAAATCTTATACACGTTCGAGGCAGGAGCTGAAGACAATGCGTATTACGAGATACGAATTCAAGACTTAACGAGACACGTTTGCGATAGGTAATAACACCTTTAACGAGACACGTTCGCGAGTAGCTGAAGAAAACGTCCGGTATCAAATATGTTCGAGACAAGCGTTGAAGACAACGTTCGTTACGAGACACGTTTGATGCGGAAGTCGAAGGCGTCTAATGGAATACTAGAACTTAGAGTAGGTGAAGAAAATTGATGAACATGTAGAGAAAAGGGGAGGAAAATGAATGAGAAAGAAGGGGAAGAAAATGGTGTATATATAGGAGAAATATTTGAAGAAGTGAGTGTAGCTAGGTTCTAAGAAaccgggtaattatatttgaagaTTGACTCTTTCTAAATTAGCAAAAACCGTTGACAAATAATGAGTCAAGCAAGACAGTCACGAGAGATTGTCTCATGCATGGTTAGTAGGGACAACTGCCCTAAATTTAAAACCCTTCGACTTTAACATTTTGTCTCGTCTCATAGGGTCCTACTCTTGATTAGGCGTGTGTAAAAGCCATACCAAATTATAACTGATTATTtcaattcggtttggttttgagAATAATAGAATTCTCAGTGAAAATCAGTACAGTTCttaatttaactttaaattcactataaattctaccttctttctttcaattttttttataaattatttgaaacttttttaaaaaaaaaggcaaTCCGCGCTTATACCAGATTTAAGGTGGATTTGCCTCTTACTAGAATGATCAAATTTTATCCttatatgatttaaaaatataaaataatattctcaatatatctaaaaattaaaagtattattCCTAACtgatcaaataattttttttgatgaataattaatcaaataattaaaaatggctTATTTGACTTCAAGTCATAATTTCAAAAACTGGAACGACACTTAATATATTCTTTGGTCAAATTTAGTTCAAAgtgaatataattataatatttaagcACGAATATTTACTTTGGTTCGGTTAAAAATTTGTACATATATTTACAGGTTCAATTTGATTCGGttcattaaaataattgactcG
Coding sequences within it:
- the LOC126676607 gene encoding probable 2-oxoglutarate-dependent dioxygenase SLC1, which translates into the protein MSPTIAMTGAIDDDVALDIQYQKGVKRLCEKGITKVPNKYILPIQDRPITTTQAAESIDQPNENLKLPIIDFAELQGENRSQVLKSLADACEQYGFFQLVNHGIPDDVISGMVDLSKRFFELPYEERSNYMSSDMKALVRYGTSFNQIKDNVFCWRDFLKLMCNPLPDVLPHWPSSPPDFRDVAATYAKESKHLFLMVMEAILESLGSKKCEEDEIIMKDFEKGSQLMVLNHYPKCPQPELTLGMPPHSDYGALTLLLQDEVEGLQICYEGKWVTVDPIPNAFVINVGDHLEIFSNGKYKSVLHRVKVNSAMSRTSVASLHTFPLMRMVKPWPKLIDEANPECYQETNFANFLDYISSREPKNKEFLESRKIVSRNSNP
- the LOC126678007 gene encoding carotene epsilon-monooxygenase, chloroplastic isoform X1 — its product is MPLSNSLSSFSQLSIPLIKPTTSPILTTKPHSIAIKSSLNTKPPNPNSNDQKPSSWVSPDWLTSLTKTLTLNQKNDDSGIPIASAKLEDVSDLLGGALFLPLFKWMNEYGPIYRLAAGPRNFVVVSDPVIAKHVLRNYGEGKYAKGLVAEVSEFLFGSGFAIAEGSLWTARRRAVVPSLHKKYLSVMVERVFCKCAQRLVDKLQPDVINGTAVNMEAKFSQLTLDVIGLSVFNYNFDALTTDSPVIDAVYTSLKEAEARSTDLLPYWKVKALCKIIPRQIKAENAVTVIRQTVEELIAKCKEIVEAEGERIDDEEYVNDSDPSILRFLLASREEVSSVQLRDDLLSMLVAGHETTGSVLTWTLYLLSKDPSSLLKAQEEVDQVLQGRHPSYEDIKNLKYLMRCINESLRLYPHPPVLLRRAQVADVLPGNYKVNAGQDIMISVYNIHRSSKVWERAEEFVPERFDLEGPVPNETNTDFRFIPFSGGPRKCVGDQFALLEAIVALAIFLQNLNFELVPDQKISMTTGATIHTANGLFMKLSERKKVEAFASSVREMEFLLGFILMKWASHNL
- the LOC126678007 gene encoding carotene epsilon-monooxygenase, chloroplastic isoform X3; this translates as MPLSNSLSSFSQLSIPLIKPTTSPILTTKPHSIAIKSSLNTKPPNPNSNDQKPSSWVSPDWLTSLTKTLTLNQKNDDSGIPIASAKLEDVSDLLGGALFLPLFKWMNEYGPIYRLAAGPRNFVVVSDPVIAKHVLRNYGEGKYAKGLVAEVSEFLFGSGFAIAEGSLWTARRRAVVPSLHKKYLSVMVERVFCKCAQRLVDKLQPDVINGTAVNMEAKFSQLTLDVIGLSVFNYNFDALTTDSPVIDAVYTSLKEAEARSTDLLPYWKVKALCKIIPRQIKAENAVTVIRQTVEELIAKCKEIVEAEGERIDDEEYVNDSDPSILRFLLASREEVSSVQLRDDLLSMLVAGHETTGSVLTWTLYLLSKDPSSLLKAQEEVDQVLQGRHPSYEDIKNLKYLMRCINESLRLYPHPPVLLRRAQVADVLPGNYKVNAGQDIMISVYNIHRSSKVWERAEEFVPERFDLEGPVPNETNTDFRFIPFSGGPRKCVGDQFALLEAIVALAIFLQNLNFELVPDQKISMTTGATIHTANGLFMKLSERKKVEAFASSVSFFTGKWNFC
- the LOC126678007 gene encoding carotene epsilon-monooxygenase, chloroplastic isoform X2 produces the protein MPLSNSLSSFSQLSIPLIKPTTSPILTTKPHSIAIKSSLNTKPPNPNSNDQKPSSWVSPDWLTSLTKTLTLNQKNDDSGIPIASAKLEDVSDLLGGALFLPLFKWMNEYGPIYRLAAGPRNFVVVSDPVIAKHVLRNYGEGKYAKGLVAEVSEFLFGSGFAIAEGSLWTARRRAVVPSLHKKYLSVMVERVFCKCAQRLVDKLQPDVINGTAVNMEAKFSQLTLDVIGLSVFNYNFDALTTDSPVIDAVYTSLKEAEARSTDLLPYWKVKALCKIIPRQIKAENAVTVIRQTVEELIAKCKEIVEAEGERIDDEEYVNDSDPSILRFLLASREEVSSVQLRDDLLSMLVAGHETTGSVLTWTLYLLSKAQEEVDQVLQGRHPSYEDIKNLKYLMRCINESLRLYPHPPVLLRRAQVADVLPGNYKVNAGQDIMISVYNIHRSSKVWERAEEFVPERFDLEGPVPNETNTDFRFIPFSGGPRKCVGDQFALLEAIVALAIFLQNLNFELVPDQKISMTTGATIHTANGLFMKLSERKKVEAFASSVREMEFLLGFILMKWASHNL